From a single Rosa rugosa chromosome 7, drRosRugo1.1, whole genome shotgun sequence genomic region:
- the LOC133721727 gene encoding uncharacterized protein LOC133721727 — MPQVDLETLVAACAGGSMDRKIACETQADGGDHDRPEDEAADADEPVVAADFPPESFWLSKDAEYDWFDRNAFYERKDSTKGSNSNSTNLHPNSNNNSQRFSKNLKSKAAIIGLPKPQKTNYADTKHRRNCKVGNGRLFPKRSGSVGKSTDGSMIEPSSPKVSCMGRVRSKRDRKRRWRNRQRSSNDASSMEKSVKPVERRKSGFLASFRGLFRHGRRGKSKSDSHAPFGAAESPPRRSSMARRAAFDYETASCDSLPRQSTESEPPGLGGMKRFVSGRKSGSWVGEHGIDVA, encoded by the coding sequence ATGCCACAAGTCGATTTGGAAACCCTAGTTGCGGCCTGCGCCGGGGGCTCAATGGATCGGAAAATCGCCTGCGAGACGCAGGCCGATGGCGGAGACCATGACCGGCCGGAAGACGAAGCCGCCGACGCCGACGAACCGGTTGTGGCGGCGGATTTCCCGCCGGAGTCGTTCTGGCTGTCGAAGGACGCCGAGTACGACTGGTTCGACCGGAACGCCTTCTACGAGAGGAAGGACTCCACCAAAGGAAGCAACTCCAACTCCACGAACCTGCATCCGAATTCGAACAACAATTCGCAGCGGTTCTCGAAGAACTTGAAGTCCAAGGCGGCGATTATTGGCCTACCGAAGCCGCAGAAGACGAACTACGCCGATACGAAGCACCGGAGGAACTGTAAGGTCGGGAACGGGAGGTTGTTTCCGAAGCGGTCCGGATCGGTCGGGAAATCGACGGACGGGTCGATGATCGAGCCGTCGTCGCCGAAGGTTTCGTGCATGGGGAGGGTCAGATCGAAGCGGGACCGGAAGCGGCGGTGGAGGAACCGGCAGCGGTCGAGCAACGACGCGTCGTCGATGGAGAAGTCGGTAAAACCGGTCGAGAGACGGAAGTCCGGGTTTCTAGCGAGTTTTCGGGGGTTGTTTCGGCACGGCCGCCGAGGTAAGTCGAAGAGTGACAGCCACGCGCCGTTTGGTGCGGCGGAGTCGCCGCCGAGAAGGAGCAGCATGGCGAGGAGAGCGGCGTTCGACTACGAAACGGCGTCGTGCGACTCGCTGCCGAGGCAGAGCACGGAGAGCGAACCGCCCGGTCTGGGCGGGATGAAGCGGTTCGTGTCGGGTCGGAAATCCGGGTCGTGGGTCGGGGAGCACGGCATCGACGTCGCGTAA
- the LOC133723673 gene encoding alpha carbonic anhydrase 1, chloroplastic yields MAPRISVSILMVTLLLVGSSACFVEELKSLGFTYSGATGPQRWGSLSPYFSACNGKKQSPLDLAKDKVIRSRNFKPLTRNYLALNATLYNNGFNIGVHFDGQIAGTLVIDGKNYNLKQLHWHSPSEHRINGVQFPAELHLVHLADDNSIAVVANLFQYGKDDIFISQIKDKLAELAEEVCRRDKDAHIPLGNIDMKEFDKRTRKYWRYVGSLSSPPCTENVIWNILGKVRYISKAQIDAIKAPLGADYKNNSRPLQPLNGRKIELFHELSN; encoded by the exons ATGGCTCCAAGAATTTCGGTGTCGATCCTCATGGTGACATTGCTGCTTGTTGGTTCTTCAGCTTGCTTTGTGGAAG AGCTGAAGTCGCTTGGATTTACTTACTCGGGTGCGACTGGCCCTCAGAGATGGGGAAGCTTGAGTCCATATTTCTCAGCATgtaatggaaagaagcaatctccTCTGGACCTTGCCAAGGACAAGGTTATTCGTAGCAGGAATTTCAAGCCATTAACCCGAAATTACCTTGCGTTGAATGCCACATTATACAACAATGGCTTTAACATTGGG GTGCATTTCGATGGACAAATTGCCGGAACATTAGTCATAGATGGTAAGAATTACAACTTGAAGCAGCTGCACTGGCATTCTCCCTCTGAACACCGTATTAATGGAGTCCA ATTTCCAGCGGagcttcatctagttcacctgGCAGATGATAATAGCATCGCAGTTGTGGCAAATCTTTTCCAATATGGCAAAGATGACATCTTCATCTCTCAG ATCAAGGACAAGCTGGCGGAGTTGGCCGAGGAGGTATGCAGAAGAGATAAGGATGCACATATTCCCCTAGGAAATATAGACATGAAAGAGTTCGATAAAAGAACCCGCAAATATTGGAGATATGttggctctctctcttctcctccttgcACTGAGAATGTCATCTGGAACATCCTTGGAAAG GTGAGGTACATTTCCAAGGCTCAGATAGACGCTATAAAAGCACCATTGGGAGCAGATTACAAGAACAACTCAAGACCGCTGCAGCCTCTTAATGGACGCAAAATTGAGCTCTTCCATGAGCTTAGCAACTAG